The Henckelia pumila isolate YLH828 chromosome 2, ASM3356847v2, whole genome shotgun sequence genome includes a window with the following:
- the LOC140879472 gene encoding uncharacterized protein isoform X2, protein MPPEPFSWDRREFRKHERSGSDPRYGGGYGGGWPPRWREQHHPDAPPPHIPPYRRQHHQQQQPRWYSDFRSGPLLPGHGKQAGWNMHPDEVGQGFLPYGSRFSDRNLDEENFRPYGLGSDGVRHLRNFRDNRGSFSQKYWKATSREPSASSDGPGRSTENNEQRSIENAQAHNNSGANNRNENNFSHPTPDEVKSEKPDSIAKEQPDKDDGNADELVNTGKYEKETRTGSINWKPLKWSRSGSLSSRGSSLSRSSSSNCAGVDSSEMAAEVQQKKVTPVQSPTADTGAAGLMTFAAPSSEEPISRKKQRLGWGEGLAKYEKKKVDGPEDDAVNNSMVIRFSDIEETEQAHTMNMLEKSQRVADLEDCTSPATPSSAACSSSPGIEGKEIVDGAKVDHGASNFSCSPSIVSQTPFDGPTLNLENLELSSLSNMSSLVCELLQSGEQSSRNTYYVGASKLFLWKSDVSKALEMTESEIDSLETELKSLKSERRGYCPLPDVSSLQPEKIHSKHFEEQVTGSNFALRLASLDLVSSECTIGENAPVAIEAEHASLKVENTDNTGCASSKCVEVSTSVEDFYRQSARGLVNLDAINSSNSIEKNLDKGTCDWRNAGHADYDELIVTKSCPDLAETCDTHYDIPDIYDSILASNKDYANVASEALNKLVPSENNIFNFGMCSSVSCLRGDLTVIKKNFLRRKRFLKFKEKALTLKYRLFQHFWSQGRLVSARKLRALSHKKPDLIGHKMHRFSRARISAAAGNSQTVSAEDVIDFLSWLLSKSSVKPYRNTLKMPTLILDKEMQISRFISNNGLVVDPRALETERSMINTWTSEERDIFLDKLATFGKDFRKIASFLDHKTTAECVEFYYKNHKSDCFEKARKKPGVIKCSNSQSTTYLVASGKRWGRGAAAASLDILGAASAIVANDNTGAEIQQKCTSRFSFGASSAHKAPRFYDSTFQSLNSPDLYDNEREAVAADVLAGICGSMSSEAVSSCITSSVDPVDGYQDWRCQRVRFSMKRPSTPGVTLSVDDECSDESYVELDYTDWNDMEKSIFIQSLSSYGRDFEMISKCVRTRSRDQCKVFFSKARKCLGLDLIQPGQGNAVSGDANGGGSDMEDASAVETESVVCNDGSDCKMDDHLLTSDVKSRHEYDIIGCERHLKLESKRGEENNWLASSDPMDTDHVSKNSLMGNCQLDDHVMEFNVDIVRQNDANGVCVSVQELGTVDVSSDKETAQKVEEVTDCGMRKEPSEGENTALVEVSDGHLGIDCQEPELLFTHKKVEDTDVNSANVSGISCTVRGIKCELQQTENASPILLDVLSATQADDVSFQKKAALENYNEKSRVDPWKQNSHIASLRSSTLFSVPIRYQKLSNHNASSAVVVDWVDDEPSQKIGQQHLSGHTFSDPSQFLRGSTVPKPEECEINGSVSCKKPIPLQNSSHGNLHSAHRAEFSLQKCRSSRYHSHDTEALHPLQRHSVGRSRTQSSCSSNVEKPSRNGDVKLFGKILTSSEQESNCSGQPTDNGGQHHISSGPTLNLKFSGEQKEQDADWPPPCDRLFPLVGQVSLSI, encoded by the exons ATGCCGCCGGAGCCTTTTTCATGGGATCGGAGAGAGTTTCGGAAGCACGAGAGATCCGGGTCGGACCCTCGTTATGGCGGTGGGTACGGAGGCGGTTGGCCTCCCAGATGGCGAGAACAACACCACCCCGACGCACCGCCGCCCCACATACCGCCTTATCGCCGCCAACACCATCAGCAACAACAGCCGCGTTGGTACTCTGATTTCCGTTCTGGCCCTCTTCTTCCTG GTCATGGAAAGCAAGCTGGTTGGAACATGCATCCTGACGAGGTTGGTCAGGGATTTCTTCCCTATGGGTCTCGATTCAGTGACAGGAACCTAGATGAAGAGAATTTTCGGCCTTATGGTCTGGGCAGTGACGGAGTTAGGCATCTCAGAAATTTCAGAGATAATAGGGGGTCCTTTAGCCAAAAATACTGGAAAGCAACCTCTAGGGAGCCTTCTGCATCCTCGGACGGTCCTGGAAGAAGCACTGAGAATAATGAACAGAGGTCTATAGAGAATGCTCAAGCTCACAATAATTCTGGTGCAAACAACAGAAATGAGAACAACTTCTCTCATCCCACTCCCGATGAGGTCAAATCAGAAAAACCTGATTCTATTGCAAAAGAACAGCCAGATAAGGATGATGGCAATGCGGATGAGTTGGTGAATACAGGGAAATATGAGAAAGAAACACGCACGGGGTCAATAAATTGGAAGCCTCTGAAATGGTCAAGGTCAGGGAGCTTATCATCAAGGGGCTCTAGTCTCAGCCGTTCAAGTAGCTCAAATTGTGCAGGAGTGGACTCTAGTGAGATGGCTGCTGAAGTGCAGCAAAAGAAAGTGACACCAGTGCAGTCTCCTACTGCTGATACTGGTGCCGCTGGTTTGATGACATTTGCTGCTCCATCTTCCGAGGAGCCTATTTCCAGGAAGAAGCAACGTCTTGGCTGGGGAGAGGGACTGGCAAAGTATGAGAAGAAGAAAGTTGATGGCCCTGAAGATGATGCAGTAAATAATTCCATGGTCATCAGATTCAGTGATATAGAAGAAACTGAGCAAGCTCACACCATGAACATGCTTGAAAAGAGTCAAAGAGTTGCAGATTTGGAAGATTGTACCTCACCAGCAACTCCGTCTTCGGCTGCGTGTAGTTCTTCGCCAG GTATTGAAGGGAAAGAGATCGTCGATGGTGCAAAAGTTGACCATGGAGCATCTAATTTCAGCTGTTCACCCAGTATTGTGTCCCAGACTCCCTTTGATGGACCAACACTTAACTTAGAAAACCTGGAACTTTCATCACTTTCTAACATGAGCTCTTTGGTTTGTGAATTGTTACAATCTGGGGAACAAAGTTCTCGGAATACTTATTATGTGGGAGCCAGCAAGTTGTTCTTGTGGAAGAGTGATGTATCAAAAGCACTTGAAATGACAGAATCCGAGATAGATTCGCTGGAAACTGAACTTAAGTCATTGAAATCAGAACGTAGAGGTTACTGCCCTCTTCCAGATGTGTCCAGCTTGCAACCAGAAAAGATCCACTCAAAACATTTCGAGGAGCAAGTTACTGGTTCCAATTTTGCTTTAAGGCTTGCTTCTTTGGACCTCGTTTCATCTGAATGTACGATTGGTGAAAATGCACCTGTCGCAATCGAAGCTGAGCACGCGAGTTTGAAAGTAGAGAATACTGATAACACAGGATGTGCTTCCTCAAAATGTGTGGAGGTGTCAACTTCTGTGGAGGACTTTTATCGTCAGAGTGCCAGAGGTTTGGTGAATTTGGATGCCATCAATTCTAGTAACTCGATCGAAAAAAATCTAGATAAAGGTACTTGTGATTGGAGGAATGCTGGCCATGCCGATTATGATGAGCTGATTGTAACCAAAAGTTGTCCAGATCTTGCTGAGACCTGTGATACGCATTATGATATACCGGATATTTATGACTCAATATTGGCTTCCAATAAAGATTATGCAAATGTGGCTTCTGAGGCTTTAAATAAGTTAGTACCTTCTGAAAATAATATCTTCAATTTCGGAATGTGTTCGAGTGTCTCTTGCTTGCGGGGCGATCTCACAGTTATCAAAAAGAACTTTCTAAGGAGGAAACGATTTCTAAAGTTTAAGGAGAAGGCTCTTACTCTTAAGTACAGGTTATTTCAACATTTCTGGTCGCAAGGTCGACTGGTTTCTGCGAGGAAACTTCGAGCGTTGTCTCATAAGAAGCCAGATCTAATTGGGCATAAAATGCATCGTTTCAGTCGCGCTCGGATTTCTGCAGCTG CTGGGAACTCTCAAACAGTCTCGGCAGAAGATGTGATCGATTTTCTCAGCTGGCTGCTTTCAAAGTCCTCGGTTAAACCATATAGAAATACTTTGAAGATGCCTACTTTAATTTTGGACAAGGAGATGCAGATTTCGAGGTTTATTTCGAATAATGGTCTGGTGGTAGATCCTCGCGCTCTTGAAACAGAAAGGTCTATGATCAATACCTGGACGTCTGAAGAAAGGGATATCTTCTTAGATAAGCTTGCTACTTTTGGGAAAGATTTCAGGAAGATTGCCTCCTTTCTAGATCATAAAACAACAGCAGAGTGTGTTGAGTTTTACTACAAGAACCACAAATCGGATTGCTTTGAGAAAGCCAGAAAGAAGCCTGGCGTTATTAAATGTAGTAATTCCCAATCGACCACATACCTGGTTGCATCGGGTAAAAGATGGGGCCGTGGGGCTGCTGCGGCCTCCCTTGATATTCTGGGCGCAGCATCAGCGATCGTGGCTAATGATAATACGGGCGCAGAGATTCAGCAGAAGTGCACGTCTAGGTTTTCTTTTGGTGCATCTAGTGCTCATAAAGCACCGAGGTTTTATGATAGTACTTTTCAGAGTTTAAACAGTCCAGATCTTTATGACAATGAGAGAGAAGCCGTAGCTGCTGATGTGTTGGCTGGTATTTGTGGTTCCATGTCATCTGAGGCCGTGAGTTCTTGCATCACGAGTTCAGTTGATCCTGTGGATGGATATCAGGATTGGAGGTGTCAGAGAGTTAGGTTTTCTATGAAGCGTCCTTCAACCCCTGGAGTTACATTGAGTGTTGATGATGAGTGCTCAGATGAGAGCTATGTGGAGCTGGATTATACTGATTGGAATGATATGGAGAAATCAATCTTCATTCAGTCCCTGTCTTCTTATGGCCGAGACTTCGAGATGATCTCAAAATGTGTCAGAACAAGATCCAGGGACCAATGTAAGGTTTTCTTTAGCAAAGCCAGGAAGTGTCTTGGGTTGGATCTGATTCAACCTGGACAAGGTAATGCAGTCTCTGGTGATGCTAATGGAGGTGGTAGTGACATGGAAGATGCTAGTGCTGTTGAAACTGAGTCTGTTGTTTGCAATGACGGATCAGATTGCAAGATGGACGATCATCTTCTGACATCTGACGTGAAGTCAAGGCATGAATATGATATAATAGGATGTGAACGGCATCTGAAGCTTGAGTCGAAGAGAGGTGAGGAAAATAATTGGTTAGCTTCTTCTGATCCCATGGATACTGATCATGTTTCAAAGAATTCGTTGATGGGTAATTGTCAACTTGATGATCATGTTATGGAATTCAATGTGGATATCGTTAGACAGAATGATGCGAATGGTGTGTGTGTCTCTGTGCAGGAACTTGGTACCGTGGACGTGTCCTCTGATAAGGAAACTGCACAAAAGGTTGAAGAGGTGACTGACTGTGGCATGCGCAAGGAACCAAGTGAAGGTGAGAACACGGCGTTGGTTGAGGTTTCGGATGGGCATCTTGGGATAGATTGCCAAGAACCAGAGCTTTTGTTCACTCATAAGAAAGTTGAAGACACGGATGTCAATTCTGCCAATGTCAGTGGCATAAGCTGCACGGTTCGTGGGATTAAGTGTGAGTTGCAGCAGACTGAGAATGCTTCTCCCATTCTTCTGGATGTACTTTCTGCTACGCAAGCTGATGATGTCTCTTTCCAAAAGAAGGCTGCTCTTGAAAACTATAATGAAAAATCTCGTGTCGATCCATGGAAGCAAAATAGTCATATAGCATCCTTGAGGTCCTCAACACTGTTCTCTGTTCCAATTAGATATCAGAAACTTTCAAATCATAATGCTTCGTCAGCTGTTGTTGTTGATTGGGTTGATGACGAGCCTTCTCAGAAAATTGGTCAGCAGCATTTATCTGGTCACACATTTTCAGATCCTTCTCAGTTCCTAAGAGGGTCCACTGTTCCCAAGCCAGAAGAGTGTGAGATAAACGGGTCTGTTAGTTGCAAAAAACCAATTCCGCTTCAAAATTCCtctcatggaaatttgcattcTGCCCACCGTGCTGAGTTCTCTCTTCAGAAGTGTAGGAGCTCAAGATATCATTCCCATGATACCGAGGCTTTGCATCCATTGCAACGACACAGCGTTGGCCGATCTAGAACCCAATCCAGTTGCTCATCTAATGTGGAAAAACCTTCTAGGAATGGTGATGTCAAATTGTTTGGTAAAATCTTAACATCCTCTGAGCAGGAATCAAATTGTAGCGGACAACCAACTGACAACGGTGGCCAGCATCATATATCCAGTGGCCCTACTCTGAACCTGAAATTCAGTGGTGAACAGAAG GAACAGGATGCAGACTGGCCTCCCCCCTGTGACCGACTCTTCCCTCTTGTTGGCCAAGTGTCCCTCAGCATTTAG
- the LOC140879472 gene encoding uncharacterized protein isoform X3: MPPEPFSWDRREFRKHERSGSDPRYGGGYGGGWPPRWREQHHPDAPPPHIPPYRRQHHQQQQPRWYSDFRSGPLLPGHGKQAGWNMHPDEVGQGFLPYGSRFSDRNLDEENFRPYGLGSDGVRHLRNFRDNRGSFSQKYWKATSREPSASSDGPGRSTENNEQRSIENAQAHNNSGANNRNENNFSHPTPDEVKSEKPDSIAKEQPDKDDGNADELVNTGKYEKETRTGSINWKPLKWSRSGSLSSRGSSLSRSSSSNCAGVDSSEMAAEVQQKKVTPVQSPTADTGAAGLMTFAAPSSEEPISRKKQRLGWGEGLAKYEKKKVDGPEDDAVNNSMVIRFSDIEETEQAHTMNMLEKSQRVADLEDCTSPATPSSAACSSSPGIEGKEIVDGAKVDHGASNFSCSPSIVSQTPFDGPTLNLENLELSSLSNMSSLVCELLQSGEQSSRNTYYVGASKLFLWKSDVSKALEMTESEIDSLETELKSLKSERRGYCPLPDVSSLQPEKIHSKHFEEQVTGSNFALRLASLDLVSSECTIGENAPVAIEAEHASLKVENTDNTGCASSKCVEVSTSVEDFYRQSARGLVNLDAINSSNSIEKNLDKGTCDWRNAGHADYDELIVTKSCPDLAETCDTHYDIPDIYDSILASNKDYANVASEALNKLVPSENNIFNFGMCSSVSCLRGDLTVIKKNFLRRKRFLKFKEKALTLKYRLFQHFWSQGRLVSARKLRALSHKKPDLIGHKMHRFSRARISAAAGNSQTVSAEDVIDFLSWLLSKSSVKPYRNTLKMPTLILDKEMQISRFISNNGLVVDPRALETERSMINTWTSEERDIFLDKLATFGKDFRKIASFLDHKTTAECVEFYYKNHKSDCFEKARKKPGVIKCSNSQSTTYLVASGKRWGRGAAAASLDILGAASAIVANDNTGAEIQQKCTSRFSFGASSAHKAPRFYDSTFQSLNSPDLYDNEREAVAADVLAGICGSMSSEAVSSCITSSVDPVDGYQDWRCQRVRFSMKRPSTPGVTLSVDDECSDESYVELDYTDWNDMEKSIFIQSLSSYGRDFEMISKCVRTRSRDQCKVFFSKARKCLGLDLIQPGQGNAVSGDANGGGSDMEDASAVETESVVCNDGSDCKMDDHLLTSDVKSRHEYDIIGCERHLKLESKRGEENNWLASSDPMDTDHVSKNSLMGNCQLDDHVMEFNVDIVRQNDANGVCVSVQELGTVDVSSDKETAQKVEEVTDCGMRKEPSEGENTALVEVSDGHLGIDCQEPELLFTHKKVEDTDVNSANVSGISCTVRGIKCELQQTENASPILLDVLSATQADDVSFQKKAALENYNEKSRVDPWKQNSHIASLRSSTLFSVPIRYQKLSNHNASSAVVVDWVDDEPSQKIGQQHLSGHTFSDPSQFLRGSTVPKPEECEINGSVSCKKPIPLQNSSHGNLHSAHRAEFSLQKCRSSRYHSHDTEALHPLQRHSVGRSRTQSSCSSNVEKPSRNGDVKLFGKILTSSEQESNCSGQPTDNGGQHHISSGPTLNLKFSGEQKDADWPPPCDRLFPLVGQVSLSI; this comes from the exons ATGCCGCCGGAGCCTTTTTCATGGGATCGGAGAGAGTTTCGGAAGCACGAGAGATCCGGGTCGGACCCTCGTTATGGCGGTGGGTACGGAGGCGGTTGGCCTCCCAGATGGCGAGAACAACACCACCCCGACGCACCGCCGCCCCACATACCGCCTTATCGCCGCCAACACCATCAGCAACAACAGCCGCGTTGGTACTCTGATTTCCGTTCTGGCCCTCTTCTTCCTG GTCATGGAAAGCAAGCTGGTTGGAACATGCATCCTGACGAGGTTGGTCAGGGATTTCTTCCCTATGGGTCTCGATTCAGTGACAGGAACCTAGATGAAGAGAATTTTCGGCCTTATGGTCTGGGCAGTGACGGAGTTAGGCATCTCAGAAATTTCAGAGATAATAGGGGGTCCTTTAGCCAAAAATACTGGAAAGCAACCTCTAGGGAGCCTTCTGCATCCTCGGACGGTCCTGGAAGAAGCACTGAGAATAATGAACAGAGGTCTATAGAGAATGCTCAAGCTCACAATAATTCTGGTGCAAACAACAGAAATGAGAACAACTTCTCTCATCCCACTCCCGATGAGGTCAAATCAGAAAAACCTGATTCTATTGCAAAAGAACAGCCAGATAAGGATGATGGCAATGCGGATGAGTTGGTGAATACAGGGAAATATGAGAAAGAAACACGCACGGGGTCAATAAATTGGAAGCCTCTGAAATGGTCAAGGTCAGGGAGCTTATCATCAAGGGGCTCTAGTCTCAGCCGTTCAAGTAGCTCAAATTGTGCAGGAGTGGACTCTAGTGAGATGGCTGCTGAAGTGCAGCAAAAGAAAGTGACACCAGTGCAGTCTCCTACTGCTGATACTGGTGCCGCTGGTTTGATGACATTTGCTGCTCCATCTTCCGAGGAGCCTATTTCCAGGAAGAAGCAACGTCTTGGCTGGGGAGAGGGACTGGCAAAGTATGAGAAGAAGAAAGTTGATGGCCCTGAAGATGATGCAGTAAATAATTCCATGGTCATCAGATTCAGTGATATAGAAGAAACTGAGCAAGCTCACACCATGAACATGCTTGAAAAGAGTCAAAGAGTTGCAGATTTGGAAGATTGTACCTCACCAGCAACTCCGTCTTCGGCTGCGTGTAGTTCTTCGCCAG GTATTGAAGGGAAAGAGATCGTCGATGGTGCAAAAGTTGACCATGGAGCATCTAATTTCAGCTGTTCACCCAGTATTGTGTCCCAGACTCCCTTTGATGGACCAACACTTAACTTAGAAAACCTGGAACTTTCATCACTTTCTAACATGAGCTCTTTGGTTTGTGAATTGTTACAATCTGGGGAACAAAGTTCTCGGAATACTTATTATGTGGGAGCCAGCAAGTTGTTCTTGTGGAAGAGTGATGTATCAAAAGCACTTGAAATGACAGAATCCGAGATAGATTCGCTGGAAACTGAACTTAAGTCATTGAAATCAGAACGTAGAGGTTACTGCCCTCTTCCAGATGTGTCCAGCTTGCAACCAGAAAAGATCCACTCAAAACATTTCGAGGAGCAAGTTACTGGTTCCAATTTTGCTTTAAGGCTTGCTTCTTTGGACCTCGTTTCATCTGAATGTACGATTGGTGAAAATGCACCTGTCGCAATCGAAGCTGAGCACGCGAGTTTGAAAGTAGAGAATACTGATAACACAGGATGTGCTTCCTCAAAATGTGTGGAGGTGTCAACTTCTGTGGAGGACTTTTATCGTCAGAGTGCCAGAGGTTTGGTGAATTTGGATGCCATCAATTCTAGTAACTCGATCGAAAAAAATCTAGATAAAGGTACTTGTGATTGGAGGAATGCTGGCCATGCCGATTATGATGAGCTGATTGTAACCAAAAGTTGTCCAGATCTTGCTGAGACCTGTGATACGCATTATGATATACCGGATATTTATGACTCAATATTGGCTTCCAATAAAGATTATGCAAATGTGGCTTCTGAGGCTTTAAATAAGTTAGTACCTTCTGAAAATAATATCTTCAATTTCGGAATGTGTTCGAGTGTCTCTTGCTTGCGGGGCGATCTCACAGTTATCAAAAAGAACTTTCTAAGGAGGAAACGATTTCTAAAGTTTAAGGAGAAGGCTCTTACTCTTAAGTACAGGTTATTTCAACATTTCTGGTCGCAAGGTCGACTGGTTTCTGCGAGGAAACTTCGAGCGTTGTCTCATAAGAAGCCAGATCTAATTGGGCATAAAATGCATCGTTTCAGTCGCGCTCGGATTTCTGCAGCTG CTGGGAACTCTCAAACAGTCTCGGCAGAAGATGTGATCGATTTTCTCAGCTGGCTGCTTTCAAAGTCCTCGGTTAAACCATATAGAAATACTTTGAAGATGCCTACTTTAATTTTGGACAAGGAGATGCAGATTTCGAGGTTTATTTCGAATAATGGTCTGGTGGTAGATCCTCGCGCTCTTGAAACAGAAAGGTCTATGATCAATACCTGGACGTCTGAAGAAAGGGATATCTTCTTAGATAAGCTTGCTACTTTTGGGAAAGATTTCAGGAAGATTGCCTCCTTTCTAGATCATAAAACAACAGCAGAGTGTGTTGAGTTTTACTACAAGAACCACAAATCGGATTGCTTTGAGAAAGCCAGAAAGAAGCCTGGCGTTATTAAATGTAGTAATTCCCAATCGACCACATACCTGGTTGCATCGGGTAAAAGATGGGGCCGTGGGGCTGCTGCGGCCTCCCTTGATATTCTGGGCGCAGCATCAGCGATCGTGGCTAATGATAATACGGGCGCAGAGATTCAGCAGAAGTGCACGTCTAGGTTTTCTTTTGGTGCATCTAGTGCTCATAAAGCACCGAGGTTTTATGATAGTACTTTTCAGAGTTTAAACAGTCCAGATCTTTATGACAATGAGAGAGAAGCCGTAGCTGCTGATGTGTTGGCTGGTATTTGTGGTTCCATGTCATCTGAGGCCGTGAGTTCTTGCATCACGAGTTCAGTTGATCCTGTGGATGGATATCAGGATTGGAGGTGTCAGAGAGTTAGGTTTTCTATGAAGCGTCCTTCAACCCCTGGAGTTACATTGAGTGTTGATGATGAGTGCTCAGATGAGAGCTATGTGGAGCTGGATTATACTGATTGGAATGATATGGAGAAATCAATCTTCATTCAGTCCCTGTCTTCTTATGGCCGAGACTTCGAGATGATCTCAAAATGTGTCAGAACAAGATCCAGGGACCAATGTAAGGTTTTCTTTAGCAAAGCCAGGAAGTGTCTTGGGTTGGATCTGATTCAACCTGGACAAGGTAATGCAGTCTCTGGTGATGCTAATGGAGGTGGTAGTGACATGGAAGATGCTAGTGCTGTTGAAACTGAGTCTGTTGTTTGCAATGACGGATCAGATTGCAAGATGGACGATCATCTTCTGACATCTGACGTGAAGTCAAGGCATGAATATGATATAATAGGATGTGAACGGCATCTGAAGCTTGAGTCGAAGAGAGGTGAGGAAAATAATTGGTTAGCTTCTTCTGATCCCATGGATACTGATCATGTTTCAAAGAATTCGTTGATGGGTAATTGTCAACTTGATGATCATGTTATGGAATTCAATGTGGATATCGTTAGACAGAATGATGCGAATGGTGTGTGTGTCTCTGTGCAGGAACTTGGTACCGTGGACGTGTCCTCTGATAAGGAAACTGCACAAAAGGTTGAAGAGGTGACTGACTGTGGCATGCGCAAGGAACCAAGTGAAGGTGAGAACACGGCGTTGGTTGAGGTTTCGGATGGGCATCTTGGGATAGATTGCCAAGAACCAGAGCTTTTGTTCACTCATAAGAAAGTTGAAGACACGGATGTCAATTCTGCCAATGTCAGTGGCATAAGCTGCACGGTTCGTGGGATTAAGTGTGAGTTGCAGCAGACTGAGAATGCTTCTCCCATTCTTCTGGATGTACTTTCTGCTACGCAAGCTGATGATGTCTCTTTCCAAAAGAAGGCTGCTCTTGAAAACTATAATGAAAAATCTCGTGTCGATCCATGGAAGCAAAATAGTCATATAGCATCCTTGAGGTCCTCAACACTGTTCTCTGTTCCAATTAGATATCAGAAACTTTCAAATCATAATGCTTCGTCAGCTGTTGTTGTTGATTGGGTTGATGACGAGCCTTCTCAGAAAATTGGTCAGCAGCATTTATCTGGTCACACATTTTCAGATCCTTCTCAGTTCCTAAGAGGGTCCACTGTTCCCAAGCCAGAAGAGTGTGAGATAAACGGGTCTGTTAGTTGCAAAAAACCAATTCCGCTTCAAAATTCCtctcatggaaatttgcattcTGCCCACCGTGCTGAGTTCTCTCTTCAGAAGTGTAGGAGCTCAAGATATCATTCCCATGATACCGAGGCTTTGCATCCATTGCAACGACACAGCGTTGGCCGATCTAGAACCCAATCCAGTTGCTCATCTAATGTGGAAAAACCTTCTAGGAATGGTGATGTCAAATTGTTTGGTAAAATCTTAACATCCTCTGAGCAGGAATCAAATTGTAGCGGACAACCAACTGACAACGGTGGCCAGCATCATATATCCAGTGGCCCTACTCTGAACCTGAAATTCAGTGGTGAACAGAAG GATGCAGACTGGCCTCCCCCCTGTGACCGACTCTTCCCTCTTGTTGGCCAAGTGTCCCTCAGCATTTAG